From Archaeoglobus sulfaticallidus PM70-1:
ACTCGATTTTACTTATTTGGATTTAATTGATGAAAATGAGGCCTATAGACTTTACGGTCTCCTATCTAAATTACTGAGGATATCTGACAGGCTTGCTACAGGAGGTGTAAGTTATGAATCGATATTTTCTGCCTAAAGCTGGCTGGGAGTTTTTTGATGTATCAAGGGCATACGGATTAGGGATTATTGTGCATGCACTAAGTGGAGATGCAGTAGTAAGTGATATGGGTGGGTTTTATTTGATAGAATCGAAAAGAGAATTGAATTTTGAGAGAATCGACCAGATTCATCGATTTTTAGGTGATGATCGAGCTTGGAACAGGACTTTCCTAACGATTGGAAGTGGACAAAGAGAAAAGACGAAAAAGAGGGTTGTAGAGTTCTTAGGAAATGTAGAAAATATCCGAAATATATTGGATGATCTAAAAGAGCTAAAATCACCCGTTTCTATAGGAAGCGGGAAGGAGACTCTATATCAGCCAATGGAGCTGGCAGCAACGAAGGGTATTAGGGATGAAATTCTGTTAAAAAAGCAATATTCTGAAGGATCGTCTGTAAAAGTGTCGATAAATGATTTTAGCCTGTCAGTACTGGGGCACATCAATGCAACCATACGAAAGTTCTCAAACATGGGCATGGTTTTTGCCGTTCCAAGCCCTACCAGAACAAGAATACTGCACCTAATTGATGAGATTAAAAAGAGAATCGATGACTCGGTAAAAGGCTTACATAGGGCAGGGTGGTTTCCATCACTCGCTCAAATAGCCATAAATTTAGTTTTAGAAGAACTTAGAGTTGAAGAAGGCGGTAAATTTGCCCCAAAGTTCGGTTCTTTGATATACGGTGTGATGACAAGAACAGGAAATCAGTGGAAACCGTTGACAGGTGGTATTTTTCCTCTTGATTTCCTACACCAGATAGCGGAATCCAATGAAGCAAAGGATGTGCTGAATAAATGGAAAGATATCTTTGAATGGACAGCCTTCAGAAAGGGGTACGAAGATTTGCCAAGTACTTTAGCCGAATTCATAGCAAATCCTAGTTTGTCCAATTATGAAAGATACATCAAACTTCATCTAAGAAATGAGCTTGATAAAGACCGAATAAAGTTCGGAAGTTACGAAAAGAGAGTTTTGGAGGGGGTGGTGAGTTTTGTCGGAGTTTAAACTTGGAGACATTTTTGGATGTGAAGCTGTAAAGAATTTTGGAGCAGCATTGAGGAAAGCACTGAGGATTGGCGACGATTACGCATCTCTTGTAGAATTAGAATACGTTGAGACAAAAGAACAGTTTGAAGAAGTTATAAAGAAGTTTTTGAGGAGATACGAGACTATAGCTAGGAGAGGTTACAAGGGAAAGGAGCTTAGTCGCCTTAGCGAGAAGGATCTAGAAGAGCTCATGGGTTTGGTGGATAAGTACGATGTAAAGCCAATTAGAGCGGCACTCATCAGTTACGCTCTCGTTAAAAGCGAGAGAGAAGACGAAACTACATTCGAATCTGAGGAGGTGGTTTAAGTGAGTGGAATTTATGAAATCGCTATTTTGGGTAGAGCTACATGGCAGCTACACAGCCTGAACAATGAAGGAACCGTTGGAAACGTTACAGAGCCGAGAAGTGTTAGAATAATCGATCCAAACACAAAGAAAGCTGTAACAACCGATGGAATTTCTGGAGAGATGCTAAAACATATTCATACAGAGATTATGTGGGCATTAGATGACAAAAACAACTTATGCGACGCCTGCAAGGTGCTGAACCCAGAAAAATTCAACTTTGCGATAAAAACAAAAAAGGTTACAACCAAGGACGTTGAAGACGCGTTAAAACAGGCTTTAGAAACATGCGATATTTGTGACGTTCAGGGCTTCCTTCTCGAAAGACCCACAGCTTCAAGAAAATCAACAGTAGAATTTGGCTGGGCTCTTGGAATACCTGAGGTTTATAGGGATATCCACACCCACGCGAGGCACGCTCTTGGTGAGAAAGGCAGAGGAGGTAGAAATCAAGAAAACGAGGGGGAAACTGAGGGTGTTTCAACACAGATGGTATATCACCGTCCAACCCGTTCCGGTGTGTATGCAGTTATTTCAGTATTCCAGCCTTGGAGAATTGGATTGAATGAAGTAAGACAGAGTAAATACACCTATGATGCGGACGATAGCGCGAGGGAGAGAAGATACAAACTCGCATTGAAGGCGTATCAGCTTCTGTTTGCCCGTCCAGAAGGAGCAATGACTACCACACGATTGCCGCATGTTGAAGATTTCAGCGGAGTAATAGTTTACTCGACAGAGCCAATACCTGTTCCTATAATCTCGCCTCTTAAGAACGACTATGTTAACGAAATAAAAACTATAGCAGAAAGCTTAGACGCTTCATTAAAAGTTGTTGAGTTCGACGGTATTGCAGACTTCGCGATAAAGATAGGGCAGCTGACTAACAATAAACCATACGAAATGGAGTTTTAGGTGAACAAAGATGCAGTGGGTAAAATTATCACTACACTTTCCATCTTTTTTCTCGTACCGCATACCAGATTACTCTTCACAGTACGCTTTGAGTGTCCCATTGCCGTCTCCGTCGGCGATAAAGCTTGCAGTGGTAGCAACGGCCATAAGAGCTACTGGTAATGTTGCTGAGGGTGAGTGTGTCTTTTATGCTGTGCGGGATGCTGATATACGAATTGTCCCGCCCGAGCAAATTGCGATTAACTCGGTTTTGATTAGGCGACTGAAGAAAAAGAAGAATCCCACAGAGTTAGAAACTTTCGAGAGGACGTTTGGAGTCAGAGAATACGTCTTCTTTCCAGATGACATAAACTTGTTAGTCGGTTGTGACGATATCGATACTGCAATCAAATATTTTGGCATACTAAGATATCTTGGCTCAAGTGACTCGATGCTTTACGTCAAGCGCGTAGAGCAAATTGAAGAACCACCAGAAAGTGCAATTAAAGCAATAACTGATAAAGAATTTGTAGAAGCTATTTCCAAAGAATCCTACGTGATTTATCCAGTAAATGACATAAGTAAAAAGGCAAAATTCGAACAAATAAACCCGTATTCGGAAAAATCAGGCAGAAACGTCTTTGAAAGAAAATATTACCTCATCAAAGCCAAAATCAAAAAGGGCAAAAACTGGAAAGTCCTCGAAATTTGGTGTTAGGTTATAGGAAAGTGAGGGAGGGCTTAACCCTTCGAACATTATTGAGAACGATACAGAATCTCCGAATCCAACAGCAGAGAATCCTTAAATAGTTTCATGCAAATAATTGTCTGGTGTTCAAAATGGGCGAGATCACGATCAAAGTGAGGGTGCCAGATCGCTTTGAAGAGATATTCAAGCGGGAAGTTGAAGAGTTAGCCAAAGCTTTGATTGAGAAGGAACGGCTTTTTGAAAAGTTAAGGGAACTCAAAGGTATTCTTGAGACAGATAAACCATGGAAGGAGCTAAAGAGAGAGATCTATGAGCAGAGTTCTTATTGATAGCTCGC
This genomic window contains:
- a CDS encoding DevR family CRISPR-associated autoregulator, which encodes MSGIYEIAILGRATWQLHSLNNEGTVGNVTEPRSVRIIDPNTKKAVTTDGISGEMLKHIHTEIMWALDDKNNLCDACKVLNPEKFNFAIKTKKVTTKDVEDALKQALETCDICDVQGFLLERPTASRKSTVEFGWALGIPEVYRDIHTHARHALGEKGRGGRNQENEGETEGVSTQMVYHRPTRSGVYAVISVFQPWRIGLNEVRQSKYTYDADDSARERRYKLALKAYQLLFARPEGAMTTTRLPHVEDFSGVIVYSTEPIPVPIISPLKNDYVNEIKTIAESLDASLKVVEFDGIADFAIKIGQLTNNKPYEMEF
- the cas5a gene encoding type I-A CRISPR-associated protein Cas5a, with translation MQWVKLSLHFPSFFSYRIPDYSSQYALSVPLPSPSAIKLAVVATAIRATGNVAEGECVFYAVRDADIRIVPPEQIAINSVLIRRLKKKKNPTELETFERTFGVREYVFFPDDINLLVGCDDIDTAIKYFGILRYLGSSDSMLYVKRVEQIEEPPESAIKAITDKEFVEAISKESYVIYPVNDISKKAKFEQINPYSEKSGRNVFERKYYLIKAKIKKGKNWKVLEIWC